The following DNA comes from Salvia splendens isolate huo1 chromosome 17, SspV2, whole genome shotgun sequence.
CTGTGCGTGTTCCGCTCCTTCATCTGTCCAATTTCCAGATCCATGATTGGCCTGAACTGTCTACTAAAAGATACGCTTTGATGGTTTTGATGCTCCCTTCGGACAGCGCTAGGCAGTGGCACGCGCATGAGTTGGAGCTCGTTGAAGTGGTGGCGGACCAGGTTTGGTTTGCTTCGTCTCTTCCTTTTAATATCGTAGGCTTATGATCATTTGATGAATGATGTCTCTCCGTGTATCAGGTCGCTGTTGCTCTCTCCCACGCTGCAATTTTGGAAGAGTCGATGAGGGCAAGGGATCTTCTTATGGAACAGAACGTTGCCCTGGATCTGGCGAGAAGAGAAGCAGAGACTGCTGTGCGCGCTCGCAACGATTTCCTGGCTGTCATGAACCACGAGATGAGAACTCCTATTCATGCGATAATCGCTCTTTCATCCTTATTACTTGAAACCGAGCTCTCGCCTGAGCAACGTCTAATGGTTGAAACGATCCTTAAGAGCAGTAACCTCTTGGCTACCCTTATCAACGACGTATTGGATCTTTCGAGGCTTGAAGATGGCAGCCTTCAACTTGAGATAGGAACCTTCAACCTTCATTTACTTTTCCGAGAGGTAAGACCACTAACCATTTCGTGATGGTATAGAAAAATGTTCAACTTGACATGGTAACTGTTTCGTGTTGCAGGTCCTTAATTTGATAAAACCTATTGCTTCCGTGAAAAATTTACATGTTACGTTGAATTTGTCCCCTGATTTGATTGAACATGCTGTTGGTGATGAAAAACGGCTTATGCAAGTTCTTCTGAATGTCGTTGGGAATGCTGTAAAGTTCACAAAAGAAGGAGGCATCTCAGTATCTGCTTTCGTTGCAAAGTCCGACTCTCTAAGAGATCCTCGAGCCCCAGACTTTTTCCCTGTACCGAGTGACAACCACTTCTATTTGCGCGTAGAGGTTTGTTTCCGATGGAAGTACTTAATTCTTTTTATTCTCCGAGTGCTTAACAACTGTTTGTTCCTATTTTCAGGTTAAAGATACAGGTGCAGGAATCAACCCGCAAGATATCCCTAAGCTATTCACGAAATTCGTGCAGAGCCAACCGCTTAGTACCAAAAATTCCGGTGGCAGTGGCATTGGCCTAGCCATTTGTAAGAGGTGACAACTTATTTCGTAATCCTTCCACAACAGTATTTGATTTTTACCTAACTCATCGAACTCAATTGTATTCGCTGTTTGAAACTGGTTTGTTGTGTGATCAGGTTTGTGAATCTCATGGAAGGGCACATTCGGGTGGAGAGTGAAGGTCTTGGCAGAGGTTCCACTGCGATCTTCATCGTTAAACTCGGAGTTCCTGGTCGCCTAAATGAGTCCAAGCTTCCGTTGTTGCACAAAGGCCCTGGGAATCAAGCGAAGCAAAACTTCTCCGGGGTTAAAGTTGTTGTGATGGATGATAATAGGTTAGTAATAAATGCACCCTTCGAATACTCATCTCTTTTTCGTTCTTGCATTTTTGTCGATTTTTTGGTTCTATCACCAATATCGTCTCTTTCTATTAGTTATCTCTGGCACTCAAAGTGACATATTATAAAAAGGAACACTAGTCTCTCTACtctattctctctccacttaacacactgcataaaatctcgtaccgAACAAGAAATGTGTCTCTTTGAGTGGGGCGGAGGGGGTATCTTTTTGTATCACCATTTTGATGTACATTTGATGCGTTTTCAGCTTATAGCATGGATACCGGTCGAAAGGGGAAGTGCTGAGGTATGGCGAAACGTGAAACATGTTGTCTGCCAATTGCAGCCTCTCGATGGTTGCAGCGGATTGATAGTCACACAAGCTTTCGACGGAGTTTTGAAGATGAGGATTGAGTTGCTTGTTGATGATGCAAAGGTAGATTAGTCAGTTTGATTGTGTACAGTTCTGTGTAATCTTATTTTCTTGGGAGTACTATGTTAGAATTTGATGGTTTGAGGAGTTTTAGCTATTGTGAAAATCAGGCCTGCATTTATTTATATCAAGTGATTAGAATATGATTGTTTTGGCAAGTTAGGAATTTCAGACTTGAGAGATCATTTTTTGAGATTGAGATATATTTACACATTGCTATTTggcttttattttttgtacaattTAGTACCCATGTTACTGTGTGCATATGACTGTAAGTCTGTAATTCattcatttatcattttactTTCATTTATAATAACAATCACTTTTTATAATATTGCAATGTTGCTTGTTTAATGAATCATAGATTGAGTCATGAGATGTGTTTAGATCAAATTTGGGCCATGTTCGGGGCTGACTTGGGGCTCGGGGGTGCGTGGACCGAGTTTGCTTTGGGTCGACCGAGCCCGACCAACCCAAGGATGCGCAAGTAGAGTGCTTATCTTCATTTTATTAAGCTTAATCATAGTTGCTTTTAGTATAAAGTTTCAGTTTCCCTTCATTGTTTCATCCGTGTATTCTCTTGATTGTTTCATCGTGTATAAAATGATATCTTTGGTGATGctgaaatagtatttttttaattaaattaaaaaaatcaaaagaaaagagaaatgaaaagaaaaaaaacatttgaaATAATGCTGTTACATGTATCACCAGAAATTGATCCAAAATTTTGCAACATATATGACTATTATTGATGATACTATTAGTTATTCTGTCATTTGTAGTTTTGACCAATTTTTTTATCTTGACTGTGGAATAATTCTTTCATAATTGctttagtattttaataataaGAGACCAAATACTATATCTTAATTTCTTTgaccttgatttttttttttgcagacATCCTACCAAATTTCTAAGTCAAAAGTTGGACTTTCTTGGAGTATAAAATACGCCGAGCAGtcactaaattaaataaataaaatggtaaaaatacttgtaaaaaattgttttatttataaactAGTCAAATTGGAATAGGACTTGGAAGTGTGCCCAAACTAACTACTcctaaaaaattttaatttagtctCCTTGGAAGAGGTTTaaagtttattatttatttatttgaggtAATTTCTTCTAAATAAAATAGTCTGAATGAAATATGTTATGTGTACTTGTTGCTGACTAtaacaaaattagaaaatttatatatttacatTCATCACATATGTAAATTCATAACATAATTGAACAGAATCCGTCTACTTATTCGGATCTCAACCATCAAATATAATCTAGGTTAGAGATAATCTCATGTGATGACTGTCGTCTTAAAATATCCCCGCACCAAAATATTTAAGGCAGTCGATCTTTTAGAGATAGTCTCCCCGCACCAAAATAAATTTCTTTTAGCGATAGTCTCCTATGACgataattgataattttaataaaaagtcCATAAAGAGTCGTGTAAGAGCGTTCGTACAGTATAACTGTTTCAACGAGAATGTGTCAATGATTCTACGAAATTTTTGACAATAACAGATCTACGTCAGCGTAAAAACGTTATCGCGTGAGTACACATCAATTTGTATTTATTAGTActttatagtactagtaatacCTGTGTTGTACACAATGACATATCTCTGTGATAATAATAAGTACAATTAttataattgaaataatttttaTGGTATCATATAATTATGAATCACTATATGTCAAATTGTGCACTCGCGTCTTGGATTCATGTTATGCCAATCTTGTAAAATACATTTGCTTAGTGTTAAGTCTACATGAAAGATAAACCAAACTTGAAATTGAGCACATGAGGAAGCAATATTTCTCCAAGCTAGTTGCGCATGTCTACATGATGAATTTCTCATATCAAATATCCTATTTATCCATACTTTCAAATCTCCTAATTCATTCATCCTCACTTTCACGACCTATTTAGTAACAGAAGGAACGAAACGAGAGTAATTCAACAGAGAATCAAAGAGACGAGAACAACATACAAAAGAGCCGACACTCCCACTACTGCTAGATACACCACTGTCTGTCGAGATATACTCAACGACGACATGACATGACGCCGTCTAATATCCCCGCACCAAAATATATAAGGATGGTCGATAATTTTCAATTAGAGATAGTCTCCTCGTGccaaattaaatttcttctagtGATAGTCTCCTATGATCATACTTGATAATATTAATCAAAATTCCATTAAGAGCCGGCACTCATACTACTGCTAGATACACCACTTTCTGTCGAACTATGCTTAACTTTTAACGACGAGACGAGATGACACGACACGACACGACACGACACCGACTACTCCCACTCGAATAAAAGTGGTGTGCTCATGTATCATTTCATTATAACATCATTATAAGATGCTTGTaaaggaaaatgaaaatttatcaATCCCAATAAAAAGGAGTCAGTTATGATTGATGAAAGCCATATCCTGTCACTCACAAAAACCAAATtcccttttaattttattccaccgctctctctctctctctctatatctcTCAGTTAGCATGCACCGACTCGCTCTCTAACGAACAAgaataacaaaaagaaaaaagccAAAGCAAAGGGCCACCTGTTGATTCATTCCATAAACCACCATTGCCACTTGTGATCAAGAATTTTGCCTCAGAAAAAAAAACCCTTTAAAAACATtgcacctctctctctctctctcatcacaTTCCTCCCATTGCCGCTCCATTCAATTGTGAGAGAATCTCTCTAGATAAGGGGGCTCTTTTTGATCGATCCCTACATTTAATTGGGAAATAGTAATAAAGATTGGGTTTTTATGAGGAGAGAAGTGAAAAAGGAGTGATCTTTAATCCTTTCCTCACTACCCCTTTTTGATTCTTCAATCTTTTCGGAAATGGAGTTAGCTGCTGTTGCTGTGGAGCCTTCTTCAGTGGAGGATTTCGGGAATTCTAATTCGGAGGGCTCGGATGGCGTGAACGATTCTGGTTTGAATCCGAATGTGGATTCGAAATCGGAGCTGGAAATGAAGGAGATTGTGGATATGTTGAAGAAGCTGGAGCTGAATCCCTTGGCGAAGGAGTTCTTTCCTTCTTCCTATCAACAGATTCACAATGGTGGTTACAATTTGCATATGGATTTTGGGAATGGGGGTTTCCCTAATCACAGAAGGGTATATGAATTTGATTCTTTGATTGGTTTTTCAtggtttgttttgtttttatgtcTTTGTTCATGTTGATTTTGAGTGGAATTTTTGTGGTTGATGGAATTCAGTTATGTTGTTTCTTTGATTTCTGGAAGAAAAGGAGAAATCCATTTTTGAGGTGTGGATTGAGAGTGGTTGAATTTGTGATGGGATTCTTGAATTCTTTGCCTTTAGCATTAATTTGGTGGCTGTTTCTCATTCATGAAGAAGTGTTTTATGTTTTGATATCTTGTTGATGATCTTGTGTTGataattctgatttttttttcggtAATTTGGCGGCATATTTCTTGTTGTGGACTGTGATATTGGTTTCTTGTCTTTGTTCATGTTGATTTTGAGTGGAATTTTTATAGTTGCTGGAATTCAGTGATGTTGTTTCTTTGATGGCTGAAAGAAAAGGGGAAATCCCATTTTTGGGACGTGGAATGAGAGTGGTTGAATTTGTGATGTTATGTTATTCTTTGCTTTTAATGATTTAATGGCCTTTTCTCATTCTTGAAGAAGTGTTTTATGTTCTGATATCTTGTATGTGGATGATTGTTTTTACCCGAATTTTTCCGGTAATTCTGTCAAGAAACATACTTGTGGTTATTGAAATGAATTTGGCAATTGAACTGAACTCTAAAGATGTATTTTAAACCAATAGTCATCATTTTGTTTTTGATTCGAACCTCCTTTCCCGTTGGATATGTTTCTTGATCATGATTCGCTGTTAATTTTTAACCCCGTTTCCCGCTGGATATGTTTCTTGATCCTGATTTATGTAGAATTTAGTGATCGTGTAGTTTCCTGATGTCTTAAGTAATCTGAACCATTTATCATCTGTCACCGAATTGCGACTCGTACATGTAGTGTTTCCTGATGGTGTTTTGTTCTACTTTCTGTTGTCAGAGAAGAAATAACTACGACCAGGGTAAGAAGAGAATGAACGGCAGAGCTTTTAAAGCTCAAAGAGAAGAAAGTATTAGACGAACTGTATACGTCGCAGACATTGATCACAACGTAAGTGAAGTTCTACTAAC
Coding sequences within:
- the LOC121774926 gene encoding ethylene receptor 1 → MDCNCFESPWPPDDLLMKYQYISDFFIALAYFSIPLELIYFVKKSAVFPYRWVLVQFGAFIVLCGATHLINLWTFNMHTRTVALVMTTAKMLTAAVSCATALMLVHIIPDLLSVKTRELILKNKAAELDREMGLIRTQEETGRHVRMLTHEIRSTLDRHTILKTTLVELGRMLGLEECALWMPTRTGLELHLSYTLRHQNPVGLTVPIQLPVINQVFNTSRAVKISPNSPVARLRPAGQYMPGDVVAVRVPLLHLSNFQIHDWPELSTKRYALMVLMLPSDSARQWHAHELELVEVVADQVAVALSHAAILEESMRARDLLMEQNVALDLARREAETAVRARNDFLAVMNHEMRTPIHAIIALSSLLLETELSPEQRLMVETILKSSNLLATLINDVLDLSRLEDGSLQLEIGTFNLHLLFREVLNLIKPIASVKNLHVTLNLSPDLIEHAVGDEKRLMQVLLNVVGNAVKFTKEGGISVSAFVAKSDSLRDPRAPDFFPVPSDNHFYLRVEVKDTGAGINPQDIPKLFTKFVQSQPLSTKNSGGSGIGLAICKRFVNLMEGHIRVESEGLGRGSTAIFIVKLGVPGRLNESKLPLLHKGPGNQAKQNFSGVKVVVMDDNSL